In Euwallacea fornicatus isolate EFF26 chromosome 2, ASM4011564v1, whole genome shotgun sequence, one genomic interval encodes:
- the LOC136349717 gene encoding RYamide neuropeptides-like isoform X1 has product MQYYCIKNLTATWKAMHVRKVIVIFIYLASAVVSFVVADKETNKRMPGSHAFQQMIRYGRSSKKDPKINVYPRADVFYLGPRYGKRSRPATQMVNINSLEENPFPCKYTGVANLYRCNISRSTVNLRRI; this is encoded by the exons ATGCAATACTATTGTATTAAGAATTTAACAGCAACTTGGAAAGCC aTGCATGTCCGGAAAGTTATAGTGATATTCATATACCTGGCTTCCGCTGTAGTTTCATTCGTGGTTGCTGATAAGGAAACGAACAAAAGGATGCCAG GTTCACATGCTTTCCAGCAAATGATTAGATATGGGCGATCCAGCAAGAAAGATCCAAAAATAAACGTCTATCCTCGTGCAGATGTCTTTTATCTTGGACCAAG ATATGGGAAGAGATCAAGACCAGCAACACAGATGGTCAATATTAACTCTCTTGAAGAAAACCCTTTTCCTTGCAAATATACAGGAGTTGCTAATCTTTACAGATGCAATATATCCAG gtcaACTGTAAACCTACGTAGAATCTAA
- the LOC136349717 gene encoding RYamide neuropeptides-like isoform X2 codes for MHVRKVIVIFIYLASAVVSFVVADKETNKRMPGSHAFQQMIRYGRSSKKDPKINVYPRADVFYLGPRYGKRSRPATQMVNINSLEENPFPCKYTGVANLYRCNISRSTVNLRRI; via the exons aTGCATGTCCGGAAAGTTATAGTGATATTCATATACCTGGCTTCCGCTGTAGTTTCATTCGTGGTTGCTGATAAGGAAACGAACAAAAGGATGCCAG GTTCACATGCTTTCCAGCAAATGATTAGATATGGGCGATCCAGCAAGAAAGATCCAAAAATAAACGTCTATCCTCGTGCAGATGTCTTTTATCTTGGACCAAG ATATGGGAAGAGATCAAGACCAGCAACACAGATGGTCAATATTAACTCTCTTGAAGAAAACCCTTTTCCTTGCAAATATACAGGAGTTGCTAATCTTTACAGATGCAATATATCCAG gtcaACTGTAAACCTACGTAGAATCTAA
- the LOC136348895 gene encoding methyltransferase-like protein 25B produces MPQTPDDPDGRDFLEKLLVFLKKHQWLYKFRNIDIFTKNVLSNCPSEWLVYFKSLTVSELHDLVNCVLKDTTPLNLKAFITELQQFTARKLIEVKTSSAITENLVSPRSFGINPKKIHEITKLAPAIKEVCEESNCDLIVDVGSGVGYLSHYICVNFGYPVLALEASKKLVETARIIQQNQHPDCKFRVIFSEMFVDKSSANAIENLIQEHFNQTQKVCLIGLHACGDLSVEILKLFPKLSRAEALVIMPCCYHRMSFASEEGLVKRFKSFPLSKMANLLFEKHDGFNFANQQFLRLACQRTAKSFIKMTKEEHMRHAEQCVHRAVLELVANSEDYINFGFYWKHQASSGSRLLR; encoded by the exons atgCCTCAAACTCCCGATGATCCCGATGGAAgggattttttagaaaaactgcTAGTGTTTCTGAAGAAACATCAGTGGCTCTATAAATTTAGAAACATTGatattttcactaaaaacgtATTATCGAATTGTCCGTCCGAGTGGCTCGTCTATTTCAAAAGTCTGACTGTTAGTGAACTTCACGACCTCGTGAATTGTGTACTGAAA GACACCACCCCTCTAAACCTTAAAGCGTTTATTACCGAATTGCAGCAATTTACCGCACGTAAATTAATCGAAGTTAAAACAAGTTCTGCTATAACAGAAAATTTAGTATCGCCGCGGAGTTTTGGCATTAATCCCAAGAAAATCCACGAAATCACCAAATTGGCACCAGCCATTAAGGAGGTGTGTGAAGAATCTAATTGTGATTTGATAGTCGATGTTGGTTCTGGGGTG GGATATCTGTCTCATTACATATGCGTCAATTTTGGGTACCCAGTGTTGGCATTGGAGGCCTCAAAAAAATTGGTAGAAACTGCGAGAATCATCCAACAAAATCAGCACCCTGATTGCAAGTTTCGCGTCATATTCAGTGAAATGTTTGTCGACAAATCATCTGCAAATGCCATTGAGAATCTGATTCAAGAGCATTTTAACCAAACTCAGAAAGTGTGCCTCATAGGTCTACACGCTTGCGGAGATTTATCTGTCGAGATCTTAAAGCTTTTTCCTAAATTGTCCAGGGCAGAAGCTTTAGTTATCATGCCGTGTTGTTACCATAGAATGTCCTTTGCAAGTGAAGAAGGGCTtgttaaacgttttaaaagcTTCCCTTTAAGCAAGATGGCGAATTTATTGTTTGAGAAGCACGATGGATTCAATTTTGCTAATCAGCAATTTTTGAGGCTTGCTTGCCAGCGAACTGCGAAgtcttttataaaaatgacgaAAGAGGAGCATATGCGACATGCTGAGCAATGTGTTCATAGGGCCGTATTGGAATTAGTTGCCAATTCCG AAGACTATATTAACTTTGGGTTCTACTGGAAACATCAAGCGAGTAGCGGCTCTAGATTACTTCGCTAA
- the LOC136349689 gene encoding presequence protease, mitochondrial, whose product MWRQKIGVRRLGHVLNNVKRCFTQISETKVSEFQEDTHSLVLGEKIHGFVVKHVKDIPEFRIRAFYLQHEKTKAEYLHLYRDDNNNLFSVNFRTTPQDSTGSPHILEHTVLCGSEMFPVRDPFFKMLNRSLATFMNAMTGSDYTIYPFSTQNYSDFRNLQRIYLDAVFNPIISETDFMQEGWRLENKDVNDLKSDLIIKGVVYNEMKGVFSENENIFSQKLQNFILPDHTYGVVSGGDPMAIPNLTWQRLIQFHREHYHPSNCRCFSYGNFPLIPSLEYINDTYFSQYAYSQPTNTVVPKQKRWSEPKREHITCRFDPMGEPFEKQNAIAISLLVSDCTNVYETFLMQFLTELLVKGPNSAFFKSMIEPNFSSGFTPSTGLDTQSRDTVFTISLKGIKTEDFQKVEDIFCQTLDVVIDKGFSPDHIESVLHSFELSLKHETKNFGLNLLFGLTAMWNHTSEIVSALEVNALIEKLRNELKTNPRYLQDIVKTYFKDNTHKLILTMSPDKDYDSKLASAENDLIKQKTKSLGDKERQQIFEKGLQLQKLQEAPQKTNLLPTLLMNDISPNTERVNNVNVSIHRVPTQINKVTSNGLVYFKAILNTSDLSQEQQMLLPLFCYVINKMGTNKLDYKAFDNMVNRKTAGLNFNVHIADSLYHLHTYEPGILLSSYSLEKNVESMWDLWIQLFSLSKLEDLERFKMLAQLYMANLTHGIADSGHIYAMQASSSLVSGSAYQLELLSGLQHVSYMKRLIQTSNYKVMLEELLNIGKVLFDKEKMRVALNISPENHSVLRSYENFINSLPFGDTKALGQKNQDNAYVVGKIWSPSDSINCQHHILNIPVNYCSKAILTAPYSKNEHASLKVLAKLLSAKYLHPELREKRGAYGAGVRLSTDGVLSFFTYRDPKTLETLDVFDNSYDWVKTHLKDLTEQDMVEAKLGVFQAVDAPIPPGSKGCDDFLKRLTPDMLQKHRGEIMAVNKKNLEDVADAYLGDDNIFKSGKVILGPKIEGADMSYRDKELWTVLENA is encoded by the exons ATGTGGCGACAGAAAATTGGTGTTAGAAGATTGGGCCATGTACTGAACAATGTTAAACGATGCTTTActcaaatttctgaaacaaaagtCTCAGAATTTCAAGAAGATACTCACAGTTTAGTCTTAGGCGAAAAAATCCATGGCTTCGTAGTGAAACATGTCAAAGACATTCCAGAGTTTCGAATTAGAGCCTTCTACTTACAGCATGAAAAAACCAAAGCCGAATACCTGCATTTATATAGAGatgataataacaatttgtTCTCTGTCAATTTTAGAACGACCCCTCAAGACAGTACAGGGTCTCCACACATTCTGGAACACACAGTACTGTGTGGCTCAGAAATGTTTCCTGTACGAGACCCATTTTTCAAGATGCTTAACCGATCTTTAGCCACATTTATGAACGCTATGACCGGGTCTGATTATACAATTTATCCGTTTAGTACGCAAAATTATTCAGATTTCAGAAATTTGCAACGGATTTATTTGGATGCAGTGTTCAATCCAATTATCAGCGAAACTGATTTTATGCAAGAGGGATGGAGGTTAGAAAACAAAGATGTGAATGATTTGAAGTCGGATTTGATCATCAAAGGAGTGGTTTATAATGAAATGAAAGGTGTATtctcagaaaatgaaaatattttctctcaAAAGCTGCAAAACTTTATATTACCTGATCATACTTATGGGGTAGTTTCTGGTGGGGACCCGATGGCCATTCCTAACTTGACTTGGCAGCGATTAATACAGTTCCATAGAGAACACTATCACCCTAGCAACTGTCGATGTTTTTCCTATGGCAATTTCCCTTTAATCCCTTCTCTGGAGTATATAAATGACACGTATTTTTCGCAATATGCCTATTCGCAGCCTACTAATACTGTAGTTCCTAAACAGAAGCGATGGTCTGAGCCGAAACGAGAACACATAACTTGCCGATTTGACCCCATGGGGGAGCCTTTCGAAAAGCAAAACGCCATTGCAATATCTCTACTGGTTTCAGATTGTACGAACGTATACGAAACGTTTTTGATGCAGTTTCTTACGGAATTGCTAGTGAAAGGCCCGAATTCTGCCTTCTTTAAATCCATGATAGAACCGAACTTTTCAAGTGGGTTCACTCCGTCAACAGGCCTCGATACTCAGTCAAGAGATACAGTATTCACCATCAGTTTAAAAGGAATTAAGACGGAAGACTTTCAGAAAGTGGAGGATATTTTTTGTCAAACTCTTGATGTTGTTATTGACAAAGGTTTCTCTCCTGACCACATAGAATCTGTGCTTCATAGTTTTGAGCTTTCTCTAAAACATGAAACCAAAAATTTCGGCTTAAATTTGCTCTTCGGTTTGACTGCCATGTGGAATCACACCTCTGAAATTGTATCTGCATTGGAAGTTAATGcactaattgaaaaacttagAAATGAACTAAAAACTAATCCAAGATATTTGCAAGACATCGTAAAAACTTACTTTAAAGACAACactcataaattaattttgaccaTGTCACCTGACAAGGACTATGATTCGAAACTTGCGAGTGCTGAAAATGACTTGATTAAGCAGAAAACAAAGAGCTTGGGCGACAAGGAGAGACAACAGATATTTGAGAAGGGTCTGCAGTTACAAAAGTTGCAAGAGGCTCCCCAAAAAACCAACTTGCTGCCTACTTTGCTAATGAACGACATTAGCCCCAATACAGAAAGGGTTAACAACGTTAACGTTTCTATACATCGTGTACCaacacaaataaataaagttacgTCTAACGGATTGGTATATTTCAAAGCAATTCTTAATACCAGTGACCTTTCTCAAGAACAACAGATGTTGCTGCCTCTATTCTGTTACGTTATCAACAAAATGGGAACTAACAAATTAGATTACAAGGCGTTTGATAACATGGTCAATAGGAAAACGGCTGGTTTGAACTTCAATGTGCATATTGCAGATAGTTTGTACCATCTACACACTTATGAACCTGGGATTCTTTTGTCAAGTTACAGTTTAGAGAAAAACGTGGAGAGTATGTGGGATTTGTGGATTCAACTGTTTTCCTTGTCCAAATTGGAAGACTTAGAAAG GTTTAAAATGTTAGCCCAACTTTACATGGCCAACTTAACTCATGGAATAGCTGATTCTGGCCACATCTATGCAATGCAAGCGTCGTCAAGTCTAGTCTCTGGGTCGGCATATCAATTAGAATTATTGTCGGGTCTTCAACATGTTTCCTACATGAAAAGACTCATTCAAACTTCGAATTACAAAGTCATGTTAGAGGAACTTCTTAACATCggaaaagtattatttgacaaagaaaaaatgag AGTCGCGTTGAACATATCTCCAGAAAACCATTCGGTTCTTCGTTCGTATGAAAACTTTATCAATAGTCTACCATTCGGAGATACTAAAGCGTTGGGCCAGAAAAATCAAGATAACGCTTATGTGGTGGGCAAAATTTGGTCTCCTTCAGACTCGATAAACTGTCAACATCATATCTTGAACATCCCCGTCAATTATTGCAGTAAGGCTATTTTAACCGCTCCGTATTCTAAGAACGAACACGCGTCTTTAAAAGTATTGGCAAAGTTACTTTCCGCTAAATACCTCCATCCGGAACTCAGAGAAAAAAGAGGCGCATACGGGGCAGGCGTTAGGTTATCAACAGATGgggttttgtcatttttcacATATAGAGACCCTAAAACATTAGAAACTTTAGATGTCTTTGACAATTCCTACGATTGGGTAAAAACTCatttaaaagatttaacaGAACAAGATATGGTAGAGGCCAAATTGGGAGTGTTTCAAGCGGTGGACGCCCCAATTCCTCCTGGTTCTAAGGGATGTGACGACTTCCTTAAAAGACTTACCCCAGATATGCTTCAAAAGCACAGGGGAGAAATTATGGCGGTAAATAAGAAGAACTTGGAGGATGTAGCTGACGCTTATTTAGGAGATGACAATATTTTCAAGTCGGGGAAAGTGATATTGGGGCCAAAGATTGAAGGAGCTGATATGTCCTATAGGGACAAGGAATTATGGACTGTTTTAGAAAATGCTTAA